One window of the Nicotiana tabacum cultivar K326 chromosome 4, ASM71507v2, whole genome shotgun sequence genome contains the following:
- the LOC142179822 gene encoding uncharacterized protein LOC142179822 has product MTRPMAQKVSDPGSFTITCTIGSYVVAKALCDLGASINLMPLAIDTKLGIGRARPTSMLLQLADRTVKRLTGILDDVLVQVRKFVFPTNFVILDCQVDKEIPIILGRPFLATGRALIDSETGELKKRLNNEEIIFNVQQSMRRPSEFANCSLVEAVDVILQEDDETLNNKDPLEAYLMNLEEMDDEGLAEWVMALEGQGLWKREP; this is encoded by the coding sequence ATGACAAGACCTATGGCCCAAAAGGTGTCTGATCCAGGTAGCTTCACTATCACATGCACTATTGGGAGTTATGTTgttgctaaagcattgtgtgacttGGGAGCCAGCATAAACTTAATGCCCTTGGCAATCGACACGAAACTgggcattggcagagctagaccgACCTCAATGTTGCTGCAACTGGCTGATCGCACAGTCAAAAGACTGACAGGAattcttgatgatgtgcttgtgcaAGTGAGGAAATTTGTATTTCCTACAaactttgttattcttgattgtcaggTGGATAAAGAGATACCCATCATTCTGGGAAGGCCATTCTTAGCCACTGGGAGAGCATTAATTGAtagtgagactggagagttgaAAAAGAGGTTGAACAATGAAGAAATAATATTCAACGTTCAACAATCCATGAGGAGACCCAGTGAATTTGCAAACTGCTCACTAGTGGAGGCCGTAGATGTGATACTGCAAGAAGATGATGAGACCCTTAATAACAAGGATCCACTAGAAGCCTACTTGATGAATTTGGAAGAGATGGACGATGAAGGGTTGGCAGAGTGGGTCATGGCTCTTGAAGGTCAAGGATTGTGGAAAAGGGAACCTTAG